One window of Mixophyes fleayi isolate aMixFle1 chromosome 3, aMixFle1.hap1, whole genome shotgun sequence genomic DNA carries:
- the RAP2B gene encoding ras-related protein Rap-2b, producing MREYKVVVLGSGGVGKSALTVQFVTGSFIEKYDPTIEDFYRKEIEVDSSPSVLEILDTAGTEQFASMRDLYIKNGQGFILVYSLVNQQSFQDIKPMRDQIIRVKRYEKVPMILVGNKVDLEGEREVSNGEGKALADDWNCPFMETSAKNKASVDELFAEIVRQMNYASQPNGDDQCCSSCVIL from the coding sequence ATGAGAGAATACAAAGTAGTTGTCCTCGGATCCGGCGGGGTGGGGAAATCTGCGCTCACTGTACAGTTTGTTACTGGATCCTTTATAGAGAAATATGACCCCACCATTGAGGACTTCTACAGGAAGGAGATCGAGGTGGACTCCTCGCCCTCCGTCTTGGAGATCTTGGACACTGCGGGCACAGAGCAGTTTGCTTCCATGAGAGACCTGTACATTAAGAACGGACAAGGCTTTATTCTGGTTTACAGTCTGGTAAATCAGCAGAGCTTCCAGGACATCAAGCCCATGAGGGACCAGATCATCAGGGTTAAAAGGTATGAAAAAGTGCCTATGATCCTGGTGGGCAACAAGGTGGACCTGGAGGGGGAAAGGGAAGTATCTAATGGAGAAGGCAAAGCATTGGCCGATGACTGGAACTGTCCCTTCATGGAAACTTCTGCCAAAAATAAAGCCTCGGTGGATGAACTGTTTGCCGAGATTGTCAGGCAGATGAACTACGCTTCCCAGCCCAATGGAGATGATCAGTGCTGCTCCTCTTGTGTCATCCTCTGA